The segment AGGAAGTATTAAGAGAGGGAAGATTTATTAGTATGAATGCATTAAAAGAAGTTGTAAACAGACACTATAATTTAATTTATAGCTAGTTATTTTATATAAGAATAAATAACTCTTTTTTGAAAATACTAAACAGGAAAATGGTATTAAACTTGAGGAGGAGTTACTATGTCACATAAAAATAATAAGAATAGTAAGGATAATAAAAAATCTAATCCTAAAACTAAAAAAGAGTTAAAAAAAATGGAAATGGAAACTGCTGATGAAGTAGGATATTCAAAAGAATCAAGAAAATTAGGTAAAGATATGCGAAGAAAATATGATACAAACTAATAATTGGTAATGCTGAAAAACATATAAATATACTATGATTCAGACTGTTGATAAATATAATTTGTTAACAGTCTTTTTGATTTTCTAATTTTATTTCAACAATATGTCAATATATAATTAAATTATATAGTATAAACTACTTGATATCATATAGTAGTATATGGTATATTATTTACAAGGAGGAGGTAAAATAATGGAAATAGATAAAGAGATGGTAAAAGGATATATTGAAAGTATAATTTTAAGTGTATTGTTAAATGAAGATTTATATGGATATGAAATTTCAAAGCGTATAAGGAATATTAGTGAAAATACGTTTGAAATTAAAGAAGGAACTATGTATGTAGTATTAAAAAGACTCGAAAAGAATAAATTTATTTCTCCATATTGGGATGATACAAAAAGTGGTGGTGGAAGACGTAGATACTATAAAATTACTGAACAAGGTATTGAATATTTAAAGAATAAAAAGACGCAATGGTTATTCTTTAAGAGCGTTGTTGATACATTTTATGAGGGGGTATAATTATGAAGCAAATTGATAGATATGTTAATTCAGTTTATAGGGACGTGGAGGATAATAATGAAGATGTAGAAATATTAAAAGAAGAAATGAAAAATCATTTACTAGAATTTGTAGAAGAATTAAAATCTCAAGGTAAGTCTGAAAGTGAAAGTATTTCAATTGCAATTAAAAGATTTGGAGAAGAAAAAGAAATTCAAAATGAATTACTTGGTATATTTAGTTTTATAAACAATAAAGCTAAGAAAGTATTAATATGTATGGTGTCATTTTTTATAATGACAGTAATATCTTATTCTATTTTTACAATTGGAACTCAGTTTTTTACATGGAAATATGCAACTTCCAATGATAAAATATATAATATAATGAGCTTATACAATAAAGATAATATAGATGATATAAATAAAGATATTGATAAAATAATTAATAAATCTAAAGGTAAGATTACATCTGTAACTATGCGTGGTGCGTCGGATAATAAAAATAGAGAGTTCAAGAATTTAAAAAAAGTAGAATATATGTATCCTAAAGATATCAAATATAAAGATAAGAATGGTGTTCATTATTGTATTGGACAGATTATTACTGAAAAAGGTATTAAATATGATGTTTATATTAGAGAATTACCTACGTCTTTTTGTATACCTACTTATATAAACAGATTTAAAAATATATCTATTGGATTTCTTTGCTGCTTTATAATATCAATAATTGTTTGGATATTAATAAAACTTAATGAGAATATTCATCGTAAATATGTACGATATTGCTCATAGATATTGATGGTTATATAATAATAAAAATTAATTATATTAAATCACTACTATACTTTAAGAAGTAGTGATTTTTGTTTTATAATAGATTAATAGGCTATAATTAAAATATATAAGATTTTAAGGAGTGAAGGGATTTGAATATAACATCAGTAGATATTTTAGAAAAATACTATGGATATAAAAGTTTTAGAAAAGGACAACAGGTGGTTATAGAAAGTATCTTAGAAGGGAAAGATGTTCTAGCCATAATGCCTACTGGTGGTGGAAAGTCTATTTGTTATCAAATACCTGCATTAATGATGAGTGGTATGACTATTGTAATTTCACCTTTGATTTCGCTTATGAAGGATCAGGTTGATAGTATAAAAACAATGGGAATAAGTTGTGCATACGTAAATAGTACATTAAATACATATGAGTTTGATGAAGTTATAAATGGAATAAAGAATAATAAATATAAAATAATTTATATAGCACCTGAAAGACTTGAATCTTTAGAGTTTTATGAAGCTATAAAAGATATAGAAGTGTCACAAATAGCAATTGATGAGGCACATTGTGTTTCGCAATGGGGACATGATTTTAGAGTAAGTTATAGAAATATACCGAGATTTATAAATAAATTTATAAATAAACCTAAGATAACTGCATTTACAGCAACAGCTTCTGAAGAAGTTAGAGAAGATATTATAAAGTTACTTAAATTAAAAAATCCGAAAATATTTATAACTGGATTTGATAGAGAAAATCTGAATATAAGCATAATAAAGTCAGGAAGTAAAAAAGAATATCTCTTAAATTATATAGAAAATAATAAAGAACAATCGGGAATAATTTATGCAGCTACTAGAAAAGAAGTAGATAATATATATGAAGGTTTAAAAAATAAGGGGTATTCTGTTGGAAGATATCATGCAGGATTATCAGATGGTGAAAGAGAAAATAATCAAGAAGAGTTTATACATGATAGATTAGATATTATGATTGCAACTAATGCTTTTGGAATGGGAATAGATAAGCCCAATATAAGATATGTAGTTCATTATAGCATACCTAAAAGTATTGAGGCTTATTATCAAGAAATAGGTAGAGCAGGAAGAGATGGAGAAAAGAGTGAATGTATATTATTGTTTGCTCCAGGAGATGTTCATATTCAAAAGTACTTAATAGAAGTTAGCATAGAAAACTCAGAAAGAAAACAAAAACAATATGAAAAACTTCAAGAAATGATAGATTTAGTTTATAGCAATGATTGTTATAGAAAGTATATATTAAATTATTTTGGAGAAGAATTTAATCAGAACTGTAATAATTGCAGTAATTGTTTAAATGAAGGAGAAATAGTTGATAAAACAATAGATGCTCAGAAAGTATTATCTTGTATATATAAGATGAAAAGAAATTTTGGCATAACTATGGTTGTAGATGTACTTAGAGGTTCTAAGAACAAAAAAGTTTTAAATTTAGGTTTTAATACTCTATCTACATATGGATTAATGAAGGAATATTCTCAAGATAAATTAAAAAATTTTATTAATACTTTAGTTTCACATGGTTATATAGGATTAATTGGAGGTACATATCCAGTTTTAAATTTAAATAACAGGTCTGTTAAAGTTTTAAAGGGAGAAGAAACAGTTAAATTTAAAGTATTTGAAGCAAAACATAAGGATACTCATATAAACAAATTATTTAATATATTAAAAAGTTTAAGATATGAACTTGC is part of the Clostridium botulinum genome and harbors:
- a CDS encoding permease prefix domain 1-containing protein, with protein sequence MKQIDRYVNSVYRDVEDNNEDVEILKEEMKNHLLEFVEELKSQGKSESESISIAIKRFGEEKEIQNELLGIFSFINNKAKKVLICMVSFFIMTVISYSIFTIGTQFFTWKYATSNDKIYNIMSLYNKDNIDDINKDIDKIINKSKGKITSVTMRGASDNKNREFKNLKKVEYMYPKDIKYKDKNGVHYCIGQIITEKGIKYDVYIRELPTSFCIPTYINRFKNISIGFLCCFIISIIVWILIKLNENIHRKYVRYCS
- the recQ gene encoding DNA helicase RecQ, translated to MNITSVDILEKYYGYKSFRKGQQVVIESILEGKDVLAIMPTGGGKSICYQIPALMMSGMTIVISPLISLMKDQVDSIKTMGISCAYVNSTLNTYEFDEVINGIKNNKYKIIYIAPERLESLEFYEAIKDIEVSQIAIDEAHCVSQWGHDFRVSYRNIPRFINKFINKPKITAFTATASEEVREDIIKLLKLKNPKIFITGFDRENLNISIIKSGSKKEYLLNYIENNKEQSGIIYAATRKEVDNIYEGLKNKGYSVGRYHAGLSDGERENNQEEFIHDRLDIMIATNAFGMGIDKPNIRYVVHYSIPKSIEAYYQEIGRAGRDGEKSECILLFAPGDVHIQKYLIEVSIENSERKQKQYEKLQEMIDLVYSNDCYRKYILNYFGEEFNQNCNNCSNCLNEGEIVDKTIDAQKVLSCIYKMKRNFGITMVVDVLRGSKNKKVLNLGFNTLSTYGLMKEYSQDKLKNFINTLVSHGYIGLIGGTYPVLNLNNRSVKVLKGEETVKFKVFEAKHKDTHINKLFNILKSLRYELASNEGVPPYVIFGDGTLREMSLKYPINKEKMLQVSGVGEVKYEKYGNEFVEIISRYVNENNINVNNIYDIQEQNDNKDVPLEVTTNVVLLEELLKIRNDFAVIENVLPQMVLSKNALKEISGRYPLNEENLKDVSGIGPKKIEKYGQKILEVVNRYVNINSINVNWIDKKRRKVIVDGDGRENNEIAMDMLNEGRKLKDISTELEVGVSTILGYITDYIKEGGKINFDLCLDELYTREEEKHIINVCEKVGYEKVSKIKKQLPTEIKYESIRAVILKNYYSVC
- a CDS encoding PadR family transcriptional regulator, with amino-acid sequence MEIDKEMVKGYIESIILSVLLNEDLYGYEISKRIRNISENTFEIKEGTMYVVLKRLEKNKFISPYWDDTKSGGGRRRYYKITEQGIEYLKNKKTQWLFFKSVVDTFYEGV